The following proteins are co-located in the Microcystis wesenbergii NRERC-220 genome:
- the gnd gene encoding decarboxylating NADP(+)-dependent phosphogluconate dehydrogenase, with translation MTKRTFGVIGLAVMGENLALNVESRGFPIAVYNRTASKTKEFMETRAVGKDVKAAYSLEEFVQILERPRKILVMVKAGPPVDAVIEQLKPLLEEGDMIIDGGNSLYEDTERRTRDLESTTKLGFVGMGVSGGEEGALHGPSLMPGGTEFAYRELEPILTKIAAQVDDGPCVTYVGSGGAGHYVKMVHNGIEYGDMQLIAEAYDVLKNGLGLSNQQLQETFAEWNRTDELNSYLIEITADIFKYVDPETGHHLVDLILDSAGQKGTGRWTVLSSLELGVPIPTIYAAVNARVMSAYKDERVAASKELPGPGETYPGDAALFVDKVRDALYCSKMCSYAQGMALIAKASQEFNYNISLPESARIWKGGCIIRAGFLDKIRKAFAENPGLPNLLLAPEFKQSILDRQEAWREVLVLANKLGIPVPAFSSSLDYFDSYRRANLPQNLTQAQRDYFGAHTYERTDKPRGEFFHTEWMTEL, from the coding sequence ATGACTAAACGTACCTTCGGTGTTATCGGACTAGCTGTCATGGGAGAAAATCTCGCTCTCAATGTGGAGAGTCGGGGTTTTCCTATAGCTGTTTACAATCGCACCGCCAGCAAAACTAAAGAATTTATGGAAACTCGCGCCGTCGGCAAAGATGTCAAGGCGGCCTATAGTTTAGAAGAATTCGTCCAAATTTTAGAGCGTCCCCGCAAAATCCTGGTCATGGTAAAAGCTGGCCCGCCGGTGGATGCCGTGATTGAACAATTAAAACCCCTTCTCGAAGAAGGAGATATGATTATCGATGGCGGTAACTCCCTCTACGAGGACACGGAAAGACGCACCCGGGACCTAGAATCGACCACTAAACTCGGTTTTGTCGGCATGGGAGTCAGTGGTGGCGAAGAAGGCGCTCTGCACGGTCCTTCCCTGATGCCGGGGGGTACAGAGTTCGCCTATCGGGAATTAGAGCCGATTTTAACCAAAATTGCCGCCCAAGTCGATGATGGTCCCTGTGTCACCTATGTGGGATCCGGGGGGGCGGGCCATTATGTGAAAATGGTTCACAATGGCATCGAGTACGGCGATATGCAGTTAATTGCGGAAGCCTACGATGTGCTGAAAAATGGTCTAGGACTAAGCAATCAGCAGTTACAGGAAACTTTCGCCGAGTGGAACCGCACCGATGAGCTTAATTCTTATTTAATTGAAATTACCGCCGATATCTTTAAGTATGTTGACCCAGAAACCGGTCATCATTTGGTAGATTTAATCTTGGATTCGGCGGGACAAAAGGGAACAGGACGCTGGACCGTGTTAAGTTCCTTGGAGTTGGGGGTGCCAATTCCGACCATTTATGCTGCGGTTAATGCTCGCGTTATGTCCGCTTATAAGGATGAACGGGTGGCAGCCTCAAAAGAGTTACCCGGACCTGGGGAAACCTATCCGGGGGATGCGGCACTATTTGTGGATAAGGTGCGTGATGCTCTTTACTGCTCGAAAATGTGTTCCTATGCCCAGGGTATGGCCTTAATCGCTAAAGCTTCTCAGGAGTTTAACTATAATATCAGTCTGCCGGAATCGGCCCGCATCTGGAAGGGCGGCTGTATTATTCGCGCCGGTTTCTTGGATAAAATTCGCAAAGCTTTTGCGGAAAATCCGGGGCTGCCGAATTTGTTGTTAGCACCGGAATTTAAGCAAAGTATCCTCGATCGCCAAGAAGCCTGGCGTGAGGTGTTAGTCTTGGCTAATAAGTTGGGAATTCCCGTCCCGGCTTTTAGTTCTTCTTTGGACTATTTTGATAGTTATCGTCGGGCTAATTTACCGCAAAATCTCACCCAAGCACAACGGGATTATTTTGGCGCTCATACCTATGAACGTACCGATAAACCCAGAGGTGAGTTTTTCCATACGGAATGGATGACTGAATTGTAA
- a CDS encoding Rne/Rng family ribonuclease has product MPKQIIIAEQHHIAAVFWEDQIQELVVATGNQQVADIYLGLVENVIPGIDAAFVNIGDAERNGFIHVTDLGPLRLKKTAGAITELLAPQQKVLVQVMKEPTGNKGPRLTGNVTLPGRYLVLMPNGRGVNLSRRIRSEDERSRLRALAILVKPAGMGLLVRTEAEGKAEEAIIEDLEFLQKQWESIQQMAVSTRAPALLNRDDDFIQRVLRDMYSADVNRIVVDNPMAVKRVKQQLTNWGGGKALEGVYIDSHRETQPILDYFRVNAAIREALKPRVDLPSGGYIIIEPTEALTVIDVNSGSFTRSATARETVLWTNSEAATEIARQLRLRNIGGVVVVDFIDMDSRRDQLKLLELFNKALKSDKARPQIAQLSELGLVELTRKRQGKNIYELFGKTCDHCGGLGHLAHLPGEGNAIALETPTLSRTEKETFVIAPTNTKVLPDKSAPSVAAAEPYLEVFSEFEAEETAQGMDLSFHPNYQEQVNNSRRRRRRRPSELLLKEERGEKASTNGVNNEIEPESEPQRFEEKRERPARLSKRGEDASAGKNIPVSERERVSVEMTPVEQEVYSLMGISPLILVDKEFKDPKSVIVSVKLPGEREAENPEMPVTPEISLTPTLEVEDTPVEATETAEEAENRSLVRRRRRSTTSEVSQEIGQEASAPVTFTPQPIASETPVFLGEVIPFETPVSAEVTEEPQLEPETAVLRRRRRRSSATVDES; this is encoded by the coding sequence ATGCCAAAACAAATAATCATAGCCGAACAACACCATATAGCGGCTGTTTTTTGGGAAGATCAAATTCAGGAATTAGTTGTAGCCACAGGTAATCAGCAGGTGGCCGACATCTATCTAGGATTAGTAGAAAATGTCATCCCCGGGATAGATGCGGCCTTTGTCAATATTGGCGATGCGGAACGCAATGGCTTTATTCATGTCACCGACCTAGGCCCCTTAAGACTGAAAAAAACCGCCGGTGCTATCACCGAATTACTGGCCCCCCAGCAAAAAGTGCTGGTACAGGTAATGAAGGAACCAACCGGTAACAAGGGACCGCGGCTAACGGGAAATGTCACTCTTCCCGGTCGTTATCTGGTATTGATGCCCAATGGTCGCGGGGTGAATCTTTCCCGTCGCATCCGCAGTGAAGACGAGCGCTCCCGTTTACGAGCTTTAGCGATTTTGGTCAAACCGGCGGGGATGGGGTTGCTGGTACGCACCGAGGCCGAAGGCAAAGCGGAAGAGGCGATTATCGAGGATTTGGAATTTCTGCAAAAACAGTGGGAGAGCATCCAACAGATGGCCGTCAGCACCAGGGCCCCGGCCCTGCTTAACCGCGATGATGACTTTATTCAAAGGGTTTTGCGGGATATGTACAGTGCCGATGTCAATCGCATTGTTGTTGATAACCCGATGGCGGTAAAACGAGTTAAACAGCAATTGACGAACTGGGGCGGCGGCAAAGCTCTCGAAGGGGTTTATATCGACTCCCATCGGGAAACCCAGCCAATTCTCGACTATTTCCGGGTTAACGCTGCCATTCGCGAGGCCCTGAAACCCCGGGTTGATTTACCCTCCGGCGGCTACATTATCATCGAACCGACGGAAGCTTTAACGGTAATTGATGTTAACTCCGGTTCCTTTACCCGTTCGGCCACGGCCCGAGAAACCGTACTCTGGACTAATAGCGAGGCCGCCACAGAAATCGCCCGACAACTGCGCTTGAGAAATATCGGCGGCGTGGTGGTGGTGGACTTCATCGATATGGATTCCCGTCGCGACCAGTTGAAACTGTTGGAATTGTTTAATAAGGCCCTGAAAAGCGATAAGGCCCGGCCCCAGATTGCCCAATTATCGGAATTGGGGTTAGTGGAATTAACTCGTAAGCGTCAGGGGAAAAACATTTATGAATTATTCGGCAAAACCTGTGACCATTGCGGCGGACTGGGCCATTTAGCCCATCTACCCGGAGAAGGCAACGCCATCGCCCTAGAAACCCCCACCCTTAGCCGCACCGAAAAAGAAACCTTTGTCATTGCTCCGACTAATACAAAAGTTCTACCTGATAAGAGCGCTCCTAGCGTTGCGGCGGCCGAACCCTATCTAGAAGTTTTCTCCGAATTTGAGGCCGAAGAAACCGCCCAAGGGATGGATCTTTCCTTCCACCCCAACTATCAAGAACAGGTTAATAATTCTCGCCGTCGTCGTCGTCGTCGTCCCTCGGAACTGTTGCTAAAAGAGGAACGGGGCGAAAAAGCCTCTACTAACGGTGTTAACAACGAAATCGAGCCAGAATCAGAACCACAACGCTTTGAGGAAAAACGAGAACGCCCCGCCCGTCTCTCGAAACGGGGAGAAGATGCCAGCGCGGGCAAAAATATCCCCGTCAGCGAACGGGAGCGGGTTTCCGTGGAAATGACCCCCGTAGAACAGGAAGTTTATTCTTTAATGGGCATTTCTCCCCTGATTCTGGTGGATAAGGAGTTTAAAGACCCGAAATCGGTGATTGTTTCCGTGAAACTGCCAGGGGAAAGAGAAGCGGAAAACCCAGAAATGCCTGTTACTCCTGAAATATCCTTGACTCCTACCCTAGAAGTCGAGGACACCCCGGTAGAAGCGACGGAAACCGCCGAGGAAGCCGAAAATCGCTCCTTGGTGCGCCGTCGTCGTCGTTCCACCACTAGCGAAGTTAGTCAGGAAATCGGCCAAGAAGCTAGTGCGCCAGTGACTTTTACGCCCCAACCGATTGCGTCCGAAACTCCAGTTTTTCTGGGTGAAGTCATTCCTTTCGAGACCCCGGTGAGCGCCGAGGTGACAGAGGAGCCACAACTAGAGCCTGAAACCGCGGTGCTGCGTCGTCGTCGTCGTCGTTCCTCCGCCACTGTCGATGAGTCATGA
- a CDS encoding Uma2 family endonuclease: MTTFPIIDNNGFCADEVKFPPRDIWSEEPPLASYAHLQQILILLQCLEWLWQDRNDYFAAANLSIYYSPNQKKSEDFRGPDFFVVLGTERRLDRKSWVVWGEGGKYPDVIVEILSPSTAKVDRGQKKQIYQDIFRTPDYFWFDPETLELPGFRLMEGQYQAIEPTDRGWLWSDRLGLFLGIYQQQLRYFNREGELIPTPAEVAKQERQEKVLALQQIEQLKSRLRELGAD; the protein is encoded by the coding sequence CATCGACAATAACGGGTTTTGTGCGGATGAGGTAAAATTTCCCCCCAGGGATATCTGGAGTGAGGAACCCCCCTTGGCAAGCTACGCTCATTTACAACAAATTCTGATTTTACTTCAATGTTTAGAATGGTTATGGCAAGATCGCAATGATTATTTTGCCGCCGCTAATTTGAGCATTTATTATAGTCCTAATCAGAAAAAATCTGAGGATTTTCGCGGGCCAGATTTTTTTGTCGTTTTGGGAACAGAAAGACGCTTAGATCGAAAAAGTTGGGTAGTTTGGGGAGAAGGGGGCAAATATCCCGATGTTATCGTGGAAATTCTATCTCCTAGTACCGCCAAGGTAGATCGCGGCCAGAAAAAACAAATTTATCAAGATATTTTTCGCACTCCCGATTATTTTTGGTTCGATCCTGAAACCTTAGAATTACCAGGATTTCGGCTAATGGAAGGGCAATATCAAGCAATTGAACCGACGGACCGGGGTTGGTTATGGAGCGATCGCTTAGGCTTATTTCTAGGTATTTATCAACAACAATTACGCTATTTCAATAGGGAGGGGGAATTAATTCCTACCCCCGCAGAAGTGGCTAAACAGGAACGTCAAGAGAAGGTTTTAGCTTTACAACAAATAGAACAACTAAAATCTCGTTTACGCGAGTTAGGAGCCGATTGA
- a CDS encoding FkbM family methyltransferase has protein sequence MSDYLALYRQYLQSINPAMDGEFLIAENLSTNWDEPETALDFHNCAVMALIEAENSPMRSMYVEMAFQSLQRVLEMAVYPLATAHLALVYYLVGDRDLAAQNAFNALVQVLSSVNANYPPGLIYYFPAHNQRELLRDLLETANYSEQTLFLSTEILYRSSLAFYNQNGVRFLELANHVNPNSCHLNRQLGIAKLINQQLEGLFHLHRAVNLDPEDADNLQALYLAYRGLGQQQLANFWLETAKVTGKSWTNLDINQPFTYLDFDRDITLAVEASFRSFVTGVLLAQGDWFEAEMEFWRHSIREGMTVIDVGANAGVYTFSAAHRVGKTGKVIAIEPFSQCIQLLEETCRVNQFSWVYPCGGAASNQGGNVYLSLNQASELNEVVTDAAQLKSDNYEAVPCFTLDSLIDTYQLERVDLLKIDAEGHEVLVLEGSQLLIERFAPIILYENIAGNQGSNLAVARWLEGKGYRLYRYRPYLQELLEIESEADLQGILNVIALPERELRD, from the coding sequence ATGAGTGATTATTTAGCGCTTTATCGTCAGTATCTCCAGTCAATTAATCCGGCAATGGATGGAGAGTTTTTAATCGCAGAAAATCTATCTACTAATTGGGATGAACCAGAAACAGCTTTAGATTTTCATAACTGTGCGGTGATGGCTTTAATTGAAGCGGAAAATTCCCCAATGCGATCGATGTATGTGGAGATGGCTTTTCAATCTCTGCAAAGAGTCCTAGAAATGGCGGTTTATCCCCTTGCTACTGCCCATTTAGCTCTAGTTTATTATCTAGTAGGCGATCGAGATTTAGCGGCACAAAATGCTTTTAATGCTTTAGTCCAAGTGCTATCATCGGTGAATGCTAATTATCCCCCGGGGTTAATTTATTATTTTCCTGCCCATAACCAACGGGAGTTATTAAGGGATTTATTGGAGACCGCTAATTATAGCGAGCAGACCTTGTTCTTATCTACAGAAATATTATATCGTTCATCCCTAGCTTTTTATAATCAAAATGGGGTAAGATTTTTGGAATTAGCTAATCATGTTAACCCCAATTCCTGTCATCTCAATCGTCAATTAGGTATCGCCAAATTAATTAATCAACAGCTAGAAGGTTTATTTCATCTCCATCGCGCCGTTAATCTCGATCCGGAAGATGCCGACAATTTGCAAGCTCTTTATTTAGCCTATCGGGGATTAGGACAACAACAATTAGCTAATTTTTGGTTAGAAACAGCGAAAGTAACGGGGAAAAGTTGGACAAATTTAGATATAAATCAGCCCTTTACCTATCTCGATTTTGATCGGGATATTACCCTAGCTGTAGAAGCAAGTTTTCGCAGTTTTGTCACGGGAGTTTTACTCGCCCAAGGGGATTGGTTTGAAGCAGAAATGGAATTTTGGCGCCATAGTATTAGGGAAGGAATGACGGTTATTGATGTGGGGGCAAATGCTGGAGTTTATACTTTCAGTGCCGCTCATCGAGTCGGTAAGACGGGAAAAGTTATCGCTATCGAACCTTTTTCCCAATGTATCCAGTTGCTAGAAGAAACCTGTCGGGTTAATCAATTTTCTTGGGTTTATCCCTGTGGAGGAGCGGCCAGTAATCAAGGGGGAAATGTTTATTTATCCCTTAATCAAGCTAGTGAATTAAATGAAGTCGTTACCGATGCAGCCCAATTAAAGTCAGACAATTACGAAGCAGTTCCCTGTTTTACCCTCGATAGTTTAATTGATACCTATCAGTTAGAAAGGGTGGATTTACTCAAAATTGATGCGGAAGGCCACGAAGTACTGGTTTTAGAAGGTAGTCAACTTTTAATTGAGCGTTTTGCCCCGATTATTCTCTACGAAAATATTGCCGGTAATCAAGGCAGTAATTTAGCTGTGGCCCGATGGTTAGAGGGGAAAGGTTATCGACTATACCGTTATCGTCCCTACCTGCAAGAATTGCTAGAAATCGAGTCAGAAGCCGATTTACAGGGAATTTTGAACGTTATCGCCTTGCCTGAACGGGAATTAAGGGATTAA
- a CDS encoding DUF2232 domain-containing protein: MNDSNANSPAQSSEETIDETNWVDLGEEGKPLDKPTAKPIQPSPLKSIATLITVETAFLASATSLIWLIDYYFPLGPLLRVFFPIPIALAYLRWGARCASMTALVSSLLLSVLMGPTRSIVFLIPHGLMGLQLGLCWRRGARWEFSILTGGLLGAFGLFFRFWLFSILLGENLWLYVITQATNFIDWIFTWLGILAKPTLLQVQSVAVVGIFVNSLLYLFAVHLVALLVLDRLGNPISRPPKWVQAILDYE; this comes from the coding sequence ATGAATGATTCTAACGCTAATTCTCCCGCTCAATCCTCAGAAGAGACAATAGATGAAACCAATTGGGTAGATCTCGGGGAAGAAGGGAAACCCCTAGATAAACCCACTGCCAAACCTATCCAACCATCTCCTCTCAAGTCTATCGCTACCCTGATCACGGTGGAGACGGCTTTTTTGGCCAGTGCTACCAGTTTAATCTGGTTAATTGACTATTATTTTCCCCTCGGACCGTTATTAAGGGTTTTCTTCCCGATTCCTATCGCTTTAGCCTATTTACGTTGGGGCGCTCGTTGTGCTTCCATGACAGCATTAGTTTCTAGTTTACTTTTGTCGGTGTTAATGGGACCGACTCGCAGTATCGTCTTTTTGATTCCCCACGGCTTGATGGGGTTACAATTGGGGCTATGCTGGCGCCGGGGTGCGCGCTGGGAATTTTCTATCTTGACTGGGGGACTGTTAGGGGCTTTTGGTTTATTCTTTCGTTTTTGGCTGTTTTCAATTCTTTTAGGCGAAAATCTCTGGTTATATGTGATTACCCAAGCGACTAATTTTATCGATTGGATTTTCACCTGGTTAGGGATTCTCGCTAAACCGACGCTGCTGCAAGTGCAATCGGTGGCAGTTGTGGGCATATTTGTCAATAGTTTATTATACTTATTTGCCGTGCATTTAGTGGCGTTATTAGTTCTCGATCGCCTTGGTAATCCGATTTCTCGTCCGCCCAAATGGGTGCAGGCCATACTAGATTATGAGTGA
- a CDS encoding MBL fold metallo-hydrolase, whose translation MQLTWLDSNSWLIEIGGKRLLLDPWLVGSLTFGNLTWLFEGKKTANHAIPEHIDLILLSQGLEDHAHPPTLQVLDRQIPVVASPNAEKVVRALNYTHRIPLTHGASYIFDNAIKITAVPGSPVGPTLVENGYVIKELATNQSIYYEPHGYHSPSLDSLGKISVIITPLIDLKIPFLGPVIKGQESALAVCQRLQPQYIISTAAGGDIEFKGLLMAVLSAGGSPESFQELLTSHALPTKVIDPRPWQPFTVELGECVPGLS comes from the coding sequence ATGCAGTTAACTTGGCTTGATAGTAATTCTTGGTTAATCGAAATCGGGGGAAAACGCCTGCTTCTCGATCCTTGGTTGGTAGGTTCCCTGACTTTTGGTAATTTAACTTGGCTATTTGAGGGCAAAAAAACCGCTAATCATGCCATTCCCGAACATATCGATCTGATTCTTCTCTCCCAAGGTTTAGAAGATCACGCCCATCCTCCTACTTTACAGGTACTCGATCGCCAAATTCCCGTGGTAGCTTCTCCTAATGCCGAAAAAGTCGTTCGAGCGCTCAATTATACCCATCGCATCCCTTTAACCCACGGTGCTAGTTATATCTTTGACAATGCGATCAAAATTACTGCTGTCCCCGGTTCTCCAGTCGGGCCGACTCTGGTGGAAAATGGTTATGTTATCAAGGAATTAGCGACAAATCAGAGTATCTACTACGAACCCCACGGTTATCATTCTCCTAGCCTCGATTCTCTCGGGAAAATCTCCGTGATTATCACCCCTTTGATTGACTTAAAAATACCTTTCCTCGGACCGGTAATCAAAGGACAAGAAAGCGCCTTAGCAGTCTGTCAACGCTTGCAGCCCCAATATATTATTTCTACGGCTGCCGGTGGTGATATTGAGTTTAAAGGTTTATTGATGGCGGTGTTAAGTGCTGGGGGTAGTCCCGAATCTTTTCAAGAATTATTAACATCCCATGCTTTGCCGACAAAAGTAATTGATCCTCGTCCCTGGCAGCCTTTTACGGTGGAATTAGGCGAGTGCGTCCCTGGTTTGAGCTAA
- a CDS encoding ribonuclease HII, producing MSAEPLIAGVDEVGRGALFGPVVAAVVVTVPSGFARLWELGVKDSKQLSPQKRQKLSRQIQRDFVCRIGYATVKEIDRLNIFHASLLAMSRAIGKLPLSPSLCWVDGKHIIKDLSIPQKAVIQGDQQSPVIAAASIVAKVWRDDLITRWHRRYPDYGLARHKGYGTAQHLEAIGNYGVTSQHRLSFSPCQPRLEHDCRTICPRVIEIS from the coding sequence ATGAGCGCAGAACCCTTAATTGCCGGTGTCGATGAGGTGGGGCGCGGGGCTTTATTTGGCCCCGTGGTGGCGGCGGTAGTGGTCACTGTCCCCTCTGGTTTTGCACGGCTGTGGGAGTTGGGGGTGAAGGATAGTAAGCAACTTAGCCCCCAAAAACGGCAAAAGTTGAGCCGGCAAATACAACGGGATTTTGTTTGTCGCATCGGTTATGCTACGGTGAAAGAGATCGATCGCTTGAATATTTTTCATGCCTCCCTACTGGCGATGAGCAGAGCTATCGGGAAATTACCCCTTTCCCCCAGTCTCTGCTGGGTCGATGGCAAGCACATTATTAAAGATTTGTCAATCCCCCAAAAGGCGGTAATTCAGGGAGATCAACAATCCCCGGTAATTGCGGCGGCCAGTATCGTGGCCAAAGTCTGGCGCGATGACTTAATTACTCGTTGGCACCGACGCTATCCCGATTATGGACTCGCTCGTCACAAGGGTTATGGCACTGCTCAACACCTAGAAGCGATTGGCAACTATGGAGTTACTTCTCAGCACCGGCTCTCTTTTAGTCCCTGTCAACCGAGGTTGGAGCATGACTGCCGAACAATTTGCCCAAGGGTTATCGAAATTTCTTAA